A DNA window from Brenneria izadpanahii contains the following coding sequences:
- a CDS encoding CobW family GTP-binding protein has product MLTKVNLITGFLGCGKTTTIRHLLSQKPADEVWAVLVNEFGEIGIDGALLEDSGAVLKEIPGGCMCCVNGLPMQVGLNMLLQQKKPHRLLIEPTGLGHPKQILSLLSGDSYRPWLTLQATLCLLDARQLRESRYTENENFRDQLAAADIVIANKQDTYLDADRAALQKWRQDNNDTRQIVMTSQGQVDRQILDQPRLNERELPDGAHHHQHKAAQGLAALRLPANDPWRRSLNQGQGYHACGWIFAAETIFDTAALLDWVRLSPVSRVKGVMRIKEGTLIVNRQGLDLHIETKPVAPIDSRIELINETPAEWNNLQSVLLKARLTTAG; this is encoded by the coding sequence TTGCTAACCAAAGTTAATCTCATCACCGGCTTTCTCGGTTGCGGGAAAACCACAACGATCCGCCACCTTCTTTCTCAGAAACCCGCAGATGAGGTCTGGGCCGTATTGGTTAACGAATTTGGCGAGATCGGAATTGACGGCGCATTGCTGGAGGATAGCGGCGCGGTATTGAAAGAGATCCCCGGTGGATGCATGTGCTGCGTAAACGGTTTGCCCATGCAGGTCGGCCTGAATATGCTCTTGCAGCAAAAAAAGCCGCATCGCTTATTAATCGAACCTACCGGTCTGGGTCATCCGAAGCAGATTCTCTCGTTGCTGTCTGGCGACAGTTACCGGCCCTGGCTGACGTTGCAGGCGACATTATGCCTGCTGGACGCGCGCCAACTGCGTGAATCCCGCTATACCGAGAATGAAAATTTCCGCGACCAGTTGGCGGCCGCCGACATCGTTATCGCCAACAAGCAGGATACCTACCTCGATGCAGACCGAGCCGCGTTGCAGAAGTGGCGCCAGGACAATAACGACACGCGTCAAATCGTGATGACCAGTCAGGGCCAGGTAGACCGGCAAATCTTGGATCAGCCGCGCCTGAACGAGCGTGAACTGCCTGACGGCGCCCACCATCACCAGCATAAGGCCGCTCAAGGTCTGGCGGCGCTGCGGCTACCGGCCAATGATCCCTGGCGGCGTTCATTGAATCAGGGTCAGGGCTACCACGCCTGCGGCTGGATTTTCGCAGCGGAAACCATCTTTGATACCGCGGCGCTGCTGGACTGGGTTCGTCTGTCGCCGGTCAGCCGGGTTAAAGGGGTTATGCGCATCAAAGAAGGGACATTAATCGTCAATCGTCAGGGTTTGGACCTGCATATTGAAACAAAACCCGTCGCGCCGATCGATAGCCGGATCGAACTCATCAATGAAACGCCGGCCGAATGGAATAATCTACAATCAGTGTTGTTAAAGGCTCGTTTAACTACCGCGGGATAA
- the yeiP gene encoding elongation factor P-like protein YeiP, with the protein MARANEIKRGMAVNYNGKLLLVKDIDIQSPSARGASTLYKMRFSDVRTGLKVEERFKGDDILDTISLTRRTVTFSYIDGDEYVFMDDEDYTPYNFKKEQIEEELLFIPEGGMPGIQVLTWDGEIIALELPQTVDMEIVDTAPGIKGASASARNKPATMATGLTIQVPEYLSAGEKIRIHIPERRYMGRAE; encoded by the coding sequence ATGGCAAGAGCGAACGAAATTAAACGCGGTATGGCCGTTAACTATAATGGCAAATTGCTGCTGGTGAAGGACATCGATATCCAGAGTCCGAGCGCCCGCGGCGCCAGTACGCTATACAAAATGCGCTTTTCCGACGTCCGCACCGGATTAAAAGTTGAAGAGCGTTTTAAAGGCGATGATATTCTCGACACCATCTCCCTGACCCGCCGGACGGTCACCTTCTCTTATATTGATGGCGACGAGTATGTCTTTATGGATGATGAAGATTACACGCCATACAACTTCAAAAAAGAGCAGATAGAAGAAGAGTTGCTGTTCATTCCTGAAGGCGGCATGCCCGGCATTCAGGTGCTGACGTGGGATGGCGAAATCATTGCGCTTGAGTTGCCGCAAACGGTAGATATGGAAATCGTTGACACCGCTCCCGGCATCAAAGGCGCCTCGGCCAGCGCCCGCAACAAACCGGCGACAATGGCTACCGGCCTCACTATTCAGGTGCCTGAATATCTGAGCGCCGGGGAAAAAATCCGCATTCATATTCCAGAACGCCGTTACATGGGCCGCGCGGAGTAA
- a CDS encoding YkgJ family cysteine cluster protein — translation MECRSDCGACCIAPSISSPLPGMPNGKPANTPCIHLDARMRCGIFHSPLRPAVCSGLQARADMCFSHRDEALIYLIKLEADTAPDNGLSTRL, via the coding sequence ATGGAGTGTCGTTCCGATTGCGGCGCATGCTGCATCGCCCCTTCAATATCCAGCCCGTTGCCTGGCATGCCGAATGGCAAGCCGGCCAACACGCCGTGCATTCATCTGGATGCGCGAATGCGCTGCGGAATATTTCATTCTCCGCTCAGACCGGCAGTCTGTTCGGGGTTACAGGCGCGAGCCGATATGTGCTTCAGCCATCGTGACGAGGCGCTTATTTACCTGATTAAACTGGAAGCCGACACCGCGCCGGATAACGGCCTATCTACGCGTCTTTAA
- a CDS encoding sugar efflux transporter — MHTSVSTTRRQPDLTSPAFLVIAFLTGIAGALQLPTLSLFLSNEVQVRPFLVGMFYTGSAVIGIIVSQALAARSDRQGDRKTLIFQCCLLGALACLLFAWNRNYFILLFVGVLLSSFGSTANPQLFALAREHADRTGREAAMFSSILRAQVSLSWVVGPPIAFALALGFGFTSMYLTAAAVFVLCGILVRFFLPSMPKAAVKTTATLEAPRHNRRDTLLLFAACTLMWTCNGIYIINMPLYLVHELNLPEKLAGIMMGAAAGLEIPSMLLAGYVAKRFGKRFLMRLAVFSGLFFYVGLLFLDSEIALLALQLLNAIFIGILAGIGMLYFQDLMPGQAGAATTLFTNTGRVGWIISGSLAGIVAEIWSYHAVFFIALFMIAGAGYCMWRIKDA, encoded by the coding sequence ATGCACACATCCGTCAGCACAACTCGCCGTCAGCCCGATCTGACTTCGCCCGCTTTTTTGGTTATCGCTTTTTTGACCGGCATCGCCGGGGCGTTACAGCTCCCGACGCTCAGTCTGTTCCTTTCAAATGAAGTACAAGTGCGCCCTTTCCTGGTGGGGATGTTCTATACCGGCAGCGCCGTGATTGGCATCATCGTCAGCCAGGCGCTGGCGGCGCGTTCAGACCGGCAAGGCGATCGCAAAACGCTGATATTCCAGTGCTGTTTGCTCGGCGCCCTGGCCTGTCTGTTGTTCGCCTGGAACCGCAACTACTTTATTCTGCTGTTCGTTGGCGTACTGCTCAGCAGCTTCGGTTCGACGGCGAACCCCCAGTTATTCGCACTGGCGCGGGAACATGCCGACCGTACAGGCCGCGAAGCCGCCATGTTCAGCTCCATTTTGCGCGCCCAGGTTTCGCTCTCCTGGGTGGTCGGCCCGCCGATTGCCTTCGCTCTGGCGTTGGGTTTCGGCTTTACCTCAATGTATCTAACGGCCGCCGCCGTATTTGTGCTTTGCGGGATATTGGTCAGATTCTTTCTTCCGTCGATGCCGAAGGCTGCGGTCAAAACCACGGCTACCCTTGAAGCGCCCCGCCATAACCGCCGGGACACGCTGCTGTTGTTCGCCGCCTGCACGCTGATGTGGACATGCAACGGTATCTACATCATCAATATGCCGCTCTATTTGGTTCATGAGCTCAATCTGCCGGAAAAATTGGCGGGGATTATGATGGGCGCCGCGGCCGGATTAGAGATCCCGTCCATGCTGCTGGCGGGTTATGTCGCCAAGCGTTTCGGCAAGCGCTTTCTGATGCGGCTGGCCGTCTTCTCCGGGCTGTTTTTTTATGTGGGATTATTGTTTCTCGACAGCGAAATCGCTCTGCTGGCTTTACAGTTGCTGAACGCTATTTTTATCGGCATTCTCGCCGGAATCGGCATGCTGTATTTTCAGGATCTGATGCCGGGCCAGGCCGGCGCGGCAACCACGCTCTTTACCAATACCGGCCGCGTAGGTTGGATTATTTCTGGTTCGCTGGCCGGCATTGTGGCGGAAATATGGAGTTATCACGCCGTATTCTTTATCGCGCTGTTTATGATCGCAGGCGCGGGTTACTGCATGTGGCGCATTAAAGACGCGTAG
- the fruB gene encoding fused PTS fructose transporter subunit IIA/HPr protein, with translation MFQLSQQDIHLGAVASSKQEAIQLVAAALTQAGCVSAAYVDGMLKRETQTSTYLGNGIAIPHGTTDTRDLVLKTGVQVFQFPQGVNWGEDQTAYVVLGIAASSDEHLALLRQLTHVLSDDRVAARLASTTSAEELRGLLMGEQQMPEFRFDTSLISLDVATDNLLTLQALNAGRLQQIGAADAGFVSHVVSNKPLNLGQGIWFSDSAEGNLSSAAAVARPAAPFDADGESVALLVTVSAADDQAYAPIDYLTKLLTEQKAERLLKADAATLLALLTSDVPEESGVLTAEFTIRNEHGLHARPGTTLVNVIKQFSSEITVANLDGTGKPVNGRSLMKVIALGVKKGHRLRFTASGNDAEQALAAIGETINSGLGEGAA, from the coding sequence ATGTTCCAGTTGTCACAACAAGATATTCATTTAGGCGCGGTAGCCAGTAGCAAGCAGGAAGCTATACAGCTTGTTGCTGCAGCTCTGACTCAGGCCGGGTGCGTCAGCGCGGCGTATGTCGACGGCATGCTGAAGCGCGAGACGCAGACATCCACTTATTTGGGGAACGGCATCGCTATCCCCCACGGCACCACGGATACCCGCGATCTGGTGCTGAAAACGGGCGTACAGGTGTTTCAATTCCCTCAGGGCGTCAACTGGGGCGAAGATCAAACGGCCTACGTGGTTTTGGGGATTGCGGCCAGCTCGGACGAGCACCTGGCGCTATTACGCCAGTTAACGCATGTCCTCAGCGACGATCGCGTCGCGGCGCGTTTGGCGAGCACCACGTCGGCGGAAGAATTGCGCGGCCTGTTGATGGGCGAGCAGCAGATGCCGGAGTTCCGTTTCGATACCTCGCTGATTTCGCTTGATGTCGCAACGGACAATCTGCTGACGCTGCAGGCGCTGAATGCCGGCCGCCTGCAACAGATTGGCGCGGCGGATGCCGGTTTCGTCAGCCATGTCGTGAGCAATAAGCCACTGAATCTGGGACAAGGTATCTGGTTCAGCGACAGTGCTGAAGGCAACCTTAGCAGCGCCGCCGCCGTCGCCCGTCCTGCCGCGCCTTTCGATGCCGATGGCGAATCCGTCGCGTTGCTGGTGACGGTTTCCGCGGCCGACGATCAGGCTTACGCGCCGATCGACTACCTGACCAAACTATTGACCGAGCAAAAAGCTGAACGCTTGCTGAAAGCTGATGCGGCTACCTTGCTGGCTCTGCTGACCAGCGATGTGCCGGAAGAGAGCGGGGTGCTGACGGCGGAATTCACCATTCGCAACGAGCACGGTCTGCACGCGCGTCCGGGTACGACGCTGGTTAATGTGATCAAGCAGTTCAGCAGCGAAATTACCGTCGCGAACCTTGACGGCACGGGCAAACCGGTGAACGGCCGCAGCCTGATGAAAGTTATCGCATTGGGTGTGAAGAAAGGTCACAGACTCCGTTTTACCGCCAGCGGCAACGATGCTGAACAGGCATTGGCCGCTATTGGCGAAACAATTAATTCTGGCTTAGGCGAGGGGGCAGCATGA
- the fruK gene encoding 1-phosphofructokinase, with product MSRRVATITLNPAYDLVGYCPEIEKGEVNLVQTAGLHAAGKGINVAKVLKDLGIDVTVGGFLGKDNQDGFQQLFSELGIANRFQVVPGRTRINVKLTEKDGDVTDLNFSGFEVTQQDWQRFVNDSLSWLGQFDMVAVSGSLPAGVDPDAFTDWMSRLRSHCPCIIFDSSRDALVAGLKAAPWLVKPNRRELEIWAGRKLPTLDDVVDAAHALREQGIAHVVISLGAEGALWVNASGAWLAKPPACEVVSTVGAGDSMVGGLIYGLLMRESSEHTLRLATAVAALAVSQSNVGITDRPQLAAMMARVDLKPFN from the coding sequence ATGAGCAGGCGAGTCGCCACCATTACCCTGAATCCGGCTTATGACCTGGTTGGCTATTGTCCTGAAATTGAAAAGGGCGAAGTAAACCTGGTTCAGACAGCGGGTCTGCACGCAGCTGGCAAAGGTATCAATGTTGCCAAGGTGCTGAAAGATCTTGGGATTGATGTCACGGTGGGTGGGTTCCTGGGTAAAGACAATCAGGATGGTTTTCAGCAGTTGTTCAGTGAGCTGGGCATTGCCAACCGTTTTCAGGTTGTACCAGGACGTACGCGCATCAATGTCAAGTTGACGGAAAAAGACGGGGACGTTACCGATCTCAATTTCTCCGGCTTTGAGGTGACGCAGCAGGACTGGCAACGTTTTGTCAATGATTCCCTGAGCTGGCTCGGACAGTTCGATATGGTCGCCGTCAGCGGTAGTTTGCCTGCCGGCGTCGATCCCGACGCCTTTACTGATTGGATGTCCCGGCTGCGTAGCCATTGTCCGTGCATTATTTTTGACAGCAGCCGCGATGCGCTGGTGGCGGGCTTGAAGGCTGCTCCCTGGCTGGTTAAACCGAATCGCCGGGAGTTGGAGATCTGGGCGGGGCGTAAATTACCTACATTGGATGATGTGGTTGATGCCGCGCATGCATTGCGTGAACAAGGGATCGCTCATGTTGTTATCTCACTGGGGGCGGAAGGCGCTCTGTGGGTTAATGCTTCGGGCGCGTGGCTGGCAAAACCGCCTGCCTGTGAAGTCGTTAGTACGGTGGGCGCGGGTGACTCCATGGTCGGGGGACTGATTTATGGATTATTAATGCGTGAGTCCAGTGAACATACTTTGCGTTTGGCAACGGCGGTGGCGGCACTTGCCGTGAGCCAAAGCAATGTTGGTATTACCGATCGTCCTCAGTTAGCCGCGATGATGGCGCGTGTCGATCTTAAACCCTTTAACTGA
- the fruA gene encoding PTS fructose transporter subunit IIBC yields MKTLLILDKSLGLARSHLVKNLLGAAAAKAGLTFTEQADEAELAIILGAAAAADSALNGKQVFVGDVELAASQPEAFLDKAKAEATTYQAAAAAPVQQGSSATPKRIVAVTACPTGVAHTFMAAEAIETEAKKRGWWVKVETRGSVGAGNPITPEEVEQADVVIVAADIEVDLSKFAGKKMYRTSTGLALKKTAQELDKALAEATVYQPNGQSAGGAEATGQSKKGGSGPYSHLLTGVSYMLPVVVAGGLCIALSFMFGIEAFKEPGTLAAALKTVGDSAFMLMVPVLAGYIAFSIADRPGLAPGLVGGVLANTMGAGFIGGIIAGFLAGYIARAINKHVHLPQSMSALKPILIIPLFATLIMGLIMVYGIGTPVAKILTGLTDWLQSMGTANAVILGAILGGMMCTDMGGPVNKVAYVFGTTLLSSQIYGPMAAIMAGGMVPPLAMGLATLLAGKKFNATEREGGKAAMVLGLCFISEGAIPFAARDPIRVLPSCIIGGAVTGAISMAVGAKLMAPHGGLFVLLIPGAISPVLGYLFAIIVGTVVTGVLYAFLKRPDEQLVKTTA; encoded by the coding sequence ATGAAAACGCTGCTGATTTTAGACAAATCACTGGGCCTGGCGAGAAGCCATCTGGTGAAAAATCTACTCGGCGCTGCCGCTGCTAAAGCAGGGCTGACGTTTACAGAACAGGCTGATGAAGCCGAACTGGCAATTATCCTGGGCGCCGCCGCCGCGGCGGACTCGGCGCTGAACGGCAAACAGGTTTTTGTTGGCGATGTTGAACTGGCCGCGAGTCAACCGGAGGCTTTTCTTGATAAGGCCAAGGCTGAGGCGACCACTTATCAGGCTGCCGCCGCGGCGCCTGTTCAGCAAGGCTCGTCAGCAACACCCAAACGCATCGTCGCCGTAACGGCGTGTCCGACAGGCGTGGCGCATACGTTTATGGCGGCGGAAGCTATTGAAACCGAAGCGAAGAAACGCGGCTGGTGGGTGAAAGTTGAAACCCGCGGTTCCGTCGGGGCGGGCAACCCCATTACGCCGGAAGAAGTCGAACAGGCGGATGTGGTTATTGTCGCGGCGGATATTGAAGTCGATCTGAGCAAGTTCGCCGGTAAAAAAATGTACCGTACTTCTACCGGTCTAGCGCTGAAAAAGACCGCGCAGGAGTTGGATAAGGCGCTGGCGGAAGCGACGGTTTATCAGCCCAACGGACAGAGCGCCGGCGGCGCCGAGGCGACCGGCCAATCGAAAAAAGGCGGCTCTGGGCCATACAGCCACCTGTTGACCGGCGTGTCGTACATGCTGCCGGTGGTGGTGGCCGGCGGTCTGTGCATCGCACTGTCGTTTATGTTTGGTATCGAAGCCTTTAAGGAACCGGGCACGCTGGCGGCAGCGCTGAAAACGGTCGGCGACTCGGCGTTTATGCTGATGGTGCCGGTGTTGGCCGGATATATCGCGTTTTCCATTGCCGACCGTCCCGGTCTGGCGCCGGGCTTAGTCGGCGGCGTGTTGGCGAATACCATGGGCGCCGGGTTCATCGGCGGCATCATCGCTGGTTTTCTGGCGGGCTATATCGCCAGAGCCATCAACAAGCATGTCCACCTGCCGCAAAGTATGTCGGCGCTGAAACCGATCTTGATTATCCCGCTATTCGCGACCTTGATTATGGGCTTGATCATGGTATACGGCATCGGTACGCCGGTTGCCAAGATTCTGACCGGTTTGACCGACTGGCTGCAATCCATGGGTACGGCGAATGCGGTGATCCTGGGCGCTATTCTGGGCGGCATGATGTGTACCGATATGGGCGGGCCGGTCAACAAGGTGGCTTACGTATTCGGCACCACATTGTTGAGTAGCCAGATTTATGGCCCAATGGCCGCTATTATGGCGGGAGGGATGGTTCCGCCGCTGGCGATGGGGCTGGCGACGCTACTGGCCGGCAAGAAATTTAACGCCACCGAACGCGAGGGCGGTAAAGCGGCGATGGTTCTGGGGCTGTGCTTCATCTCCGAAGGCGCCATTCCGTTCGCAGCCCGGGATCCTATCCGCGTATTGCCAAGCTGTATTATTGGCGGAGCGGTGACCGGCGCGATTTCGATGGCGGTAGGGGCTAAACTGATGGCGCCGCACGGCGGTCTGTTTGTGCTGCTGATCCCAGGTGCGATTTCTCCGGTATTAGGTTATCTGTTTGCGATTATCGTCGGAACCGTGGTAACAGGCGTGCTGTACGCGTTCCTGAAGCGTCCGGATGAGCAACTGGTGAAAACGACGGCTTAA
- the nfo gene encoding deoxyribonuclease IV produces MKYVGAHVSAAGGVDQAVIRAHELEATAFALFTKNQRQWQAAPLEPEVIERFKTACATYGYTPAQILPHDSYLINLGHPEAEALEKSRAAFIDEMSRCQQLGLTLLNFHPGSHLKQIDEDRCLARIAESINIALAATEGVTAVIENTAGQGSNLGFRFEHLAAIIDDVEDKSRVGVCIDTCHAFAGGYDLRTQAECDKTFAEFDKVVGFHYLRGMHLNDAKSEFNSRVDRHNSLGEGNIGKTAFSYIMGDDRFDGIPLILETVNPDIWAEEIAWLKSQAPQSST; encoded by the coding sequence ATGAAATACGTAGGAGCCCATGTCAGTGCGGCCGGCGGAGTCGATCAGGCGGTTATACGCGCTCATGAGCTGGAAGCGACGGCTTTCGCCCTGTTCACCAAAAATCAGCGTCAATGGCAGGCTGCGCCGCTGGAGCCTGAGGTGATTGAACGATTTAAAACCGCGTGCGCAACCTATGGTTATACCCCGGCACAGATTTTGCCGCACGACAGCTACCTGATTAATCTCGGACATCCGGAAGCGGAGGCGCTGGAAAAATCACGCGCCGCCTTTATTGACGAGATGTCGCGCTGCCAGCAATTGGGACTGACCCTGCTTAATTTCCACCCCGGCAGCCATCTAAAACAGATTGATGAAGATCGCTGTCTGGCGCGTATCGCCGAGTCGATCAATATTGCGCTGGCGGCAACCGAAGGCGTCACGGCGGTTATTGAAAACACCGCCGGACAAGGCAGCAATCTGGGATTCCGCTTTGAGCATCTGGCCGCCATTATCGACGATGTTGAAGATAAAAGCCGCGTCGGCGTCTGCATCGATACCTGTCACGCCTTTGCCGGAGGATATGATTTACGCACCCAGGCTGAGTGCGATAAAACCTTTGCCGAATTCGATAAAGTCGTCGGCTTTCATTATTTACGCGGTATGCACTTGAACGATGCCAAAAGCGAATTCAACAGCCGGGTTGACCGTCACAACAGTCTGGGAGAAGGCAACATCGGCAAAACGGCCTTCAGCTACATCATGGGGGACGATCGTTTCGATGGTATTCCCCTGATTCTGGAAACCGTGAATCCAGACATCTGGGCAGAGGAGATCGCCTGGCTCAAGTCGCAGGCGCCTCAATCATCAACATAA